From a region of the Helicobacter hepaticus ATCC 51449 genome:
- a CDS encoding DHH family phosphoesterase, with the protein MQVFHLSHTDLDGYGCQFIAKEFFPHIKFYNANYGKEVLVRLNSILDYIIHSTQSTENLLALKFGKTPKNSSTKQTTNEKYLLLITDLNLTLNEANYLNERVSELKITGYDIELLLLDHHISGQECADKYEWYHLDSLRSASKITFQTLTQHHNILNSARKEWIHNLSEMINSVDIWLEDGYKFDFGKVAMNMISSSYELNRFMFDEEHRSYKFALIESAQEFLELPNGEVAFDNALYEIKKRALGGDPKTQTMDTITSNAQVELLSAKKHLCTISYNDKKGFLSYSLGGISVLANLFLRRNPEYDFYIDVNSRGNVSLRANGNCDVNTMSKELFNGGGHKNAAGGKIEGFKESFAYADIKTQIEYILNKHKEDL; encoded by the coding sequence ATGCAAGTTTTTCATCTCTCACATACCGATTTAGACGGCTATGGTTGCCAATTTATAGCTAAAGAATTTTTCCCTCATATCAAATTTTATAATGCAAATTATGGCAAAGAAGTGCTTGTGCGCCTTAATTCTATACTCGATTATATAATCCACTCTACGCAATCAACTGAAAATCTCCTCGCTTTAAAATTTGGCAAAACGCCTAAAAATTCCTCTACAAAACAGACAACAAATGAAAAATATCTTTTGCTTATCACAGATTTAAATCTCACACTTAATGAGGCAAATTATCTTAATGAACGTGTAAGTGAGCTCAAAATTACAGGATATGATATAGAACTGCTGCTTTTAGACCACCATATTAGCGGGCAAGAATGTGCAGATAAATATGAATGGTATCATCTCGATAGTTTAAGAAGTGCAAGTAAGATTACTTTTCAAACACTTACACAGCACCACAATATACTTAATTCTGCACGTAAAGAATGGATTCACAATCTAAGTGAAATGATTAATTCTGTAGATATTTGGCTTGAAGATGGCTATAAATTTGATTTTGGCAAGGTTGCTATGAATATGATTAGCTCAAGTTATGAACTTAATCGTTTTATGTTTGATGAGGAACATCGCTCATATAAATTCGCTCTTATAGAATCTGCACAAGAGTTTTTAGAACTCCCAAATGGTGAGGTAGCTTTTGATAATGCCTTGTATGAAATTAAAAAACGCGCACTTGGAGGCGACCCAAAAACGCAAACAATGGATACTATCACTTCAAACGCACAGGTAGAACTCTTAAGCGCAAAAAAACATCTTTGCACGATTAGCTATAATGACAAAAAAGGATTCTTAAGTTATTCTTTAGGAGGCATTAGTGTTTTGGCAAATCTCTTTTTGCGGCGTAATCCTGAATATGATTTTTATATTGATGTTAATTCGCGTGGTAATGTAAGTCTCCGCGCTAATGGTAACTGCGATGTTAATACAATGAGCAAAGAGCTTTTCAATGGTGGGGGACATAAAAATGCTGCTGGAGGAAAAATTGAAGGTTTTAAAGAAAGTTTTGCTTATGCAGATATTAAAACACAAATTGAATATATTTTAAATAAGCACAAGGAGGATTTATGA
- a CDS encoding cation:proton antiporter produces MSYPIETLSAFSIFVLLILFASPISSLTRIPIVVVEMILGAIAAHFFTFLNDSQEIHIVAEIGFLFLMFLCGLEVDIKSFAKLGKPFLLQTLAYFCTLYGITCIVVFSAKISYVYIAAFPVMSLGMIVALIKDYGKDQPWLDLALKIGILGELVSIAALVIIDGASRHGVGSELGRKLLMLGLFLLFVIFGFKIAKVIFWWIPQVRFLFLPNDDSNSQDLRFVFMLLFGFVLLMMFLEIKAVLGAFLAGTILATFFKHKAELPEKLNHFGFGFFVPFFFVHVGSTLNLNAVFRDTQILYHALYLVIGMLTLRLISASIVFGKYFKSAKFTLLFALSDSMPLTFLIATATLGKSIGELNDTLYASFVLGAILEGIIFSVLIKIVYVFWKTPQKEK; encoded by the coding sequence ATGAGTTATCCCATTGAAACACTCAGTGCTTTTAGCATTTTTGTTCTCCTTATTCTATTTGCTTCGCCTATTAGTAGCCTTACGCGTATTCCTATTGTAGTAGTAGAGATGATTTTAGGAGCTATTGCTGCACATTTTTTTACTTTCCTTAATGATTCTCAAGAAATACACATTGTCGCAGAAATAGGATTTTTATTTTTAATGTTTTTATGCGGTTTGGAAGTAGATATTAAATCTTTTGCAAAGCTTGGCAAACCCTTTTTGCTTCAAACTCTAGCATATTTTTGCACACTCTATGGCATTACTTGCATCGTTGTTTTTAGCGCAAAAATTTCTTATGTGTATATTGCAGCATTTCCTGTTATGAGCTTAGGTATGATTGTAGCGCTTATTAAGGATTATGGCAAAGACCAACCTTGGCTTGATTTGGCACTCAAAATTGGTATCTTGGGAGAATTAGTAAGTATTGCCGCACTTGTAATTATTGATGGTGCATCGCGGCACGGAGTGGGAAGTGAGCTGGGAAGAAAACTCCTTATGCTTGGACTTTTCTTGCTTTTTGTCATCTTTGGTTTTAAAATTGCAAAAGTCATTTTTTGGTGGATACCTCAGGTAAGATTCTTATTTTTGCCAAACGATGATAGCAATTCTCAAGACTTACGATTTGTCTTTATGTTACTTTTTGGCTTCGTGCTTTTAATGATGTTCTTAGAAATTAAAGCTGTGCTTGGAGCATTTTTAGCCGGAACGATTCTCGCTACATTTTTTAAACATAAAGCCGAATTACCCGAAAAACTCAATCATTTTGGATTTGGGTTCTTTGTGCCTTTTTTCTTTGTGCACGTGGGCTCTACACTCAATCTCAATGCAGTATTTAGGGATACACAGATTCTCTATCACGCTTTATATCTTGTCATCGGTATGCTTACATTGCGCCTCATTAGTGCAAGTATTGTCTTTGGTAAATATTTTAAAAGTGCAAAATTTACACTCCTTTTTGCGCTAAGCGATTCTATGCCACTTACCTTTCTTATCGCCACTGCTACTTTAGGTAAAAGTATCGGGGAACTCAATGATACGCTTTATGCATCATTTGTGCTTGGTGCGATTTTAGAGGGTATTATTTTTAGTGTGCTTATTAAAATTGTATATGTATTTTGGAAAACACCCCAAAAGGAGAAATAA
- the flhA gene encoding flagellar biosynthesis protein FlhA — MTFNATHILDQVMSSFKSLSQSKEMIIVIFMVLIVGIIMVPLPSAMLDFLLSISIALSILIILITLYVDKATEFSAFPTILLIVTLYRLALNVATTRMILSEGHNGVESVSSIVAAFGHFVVGGNYVIGIIVFTILVIVNLIVITNGSTRVTEVRARFTLDAMPGKQMAIDADLNAGLIGQEEAQKRRDALAQEADFYGTMDGASKFVKGDAIASIIITIVNIIGGFLIGVFEHGMSVKQSAETFTILTIGDGLVGQIPALIVATATGIITTRAAKNSQANFAGDIITQITSSAKILSIVGFILILFALVPGLPISLGFVGGFFLVVAWLTSREDLSSMFSLVEKWLRKEDSSHLNKTPTQSGEQDIDISQHKAQRAQKSEEEIKKEEEAIINEALKVETLEIYLGYQLIRLADIKQNGDLLERIRAMRKKIATDYGFLIPQIRIKDNLNLQPTNYEVLLKGVKIGEGDVLPDKFLAMDTGMVGQVIEGIPTKEPAFGLDALWIDPKDKEEAIIQGYHIIDPSTIITTHMTELIKTYAEEFITKDEVKVLMDRHAKDYPVVVGEASKIPMGIILRVLRELLHEKVPIKDMPTILESITDTYPILQDDTDAIVEQVRSRLARTITDIFKAEDGNLKLFTLSLATEQYLIDRIKEQPNGKNFVLHSNEVQKLIDAIQEEDMKLKQKNIMPVLLVDYRIRKPLVKLLEPFRMSITILGNAEIDPHASFEVVGTLNIEF, encoded by the coding sequence TTGACATTTAACGCGACACATATTTTAGACCAAGTAATGTCATCTTTTAAAAGCCTCTCTCAAAGCAAAGAGATGATTATTGTCATCTTTATGGTATTGATTGTAGGCATTATAATGGTGCCCTTACCAAGTGCAATGCTTGATTTTTTACTCAGCATTTCTATTGCACTTTCTATTTTAATTATTCTCATTACACTCTATGTGGATAAAGCCACAGAATTTTCAGCTTTTCCAACGATTTTGCTTATTGTTACGCTTTATCGTCTCGCCCTCAATGTCGCTACCACACGTATGATTCTAAGCGAAGGACATAATGGTGTAGAATCCGTAAGTAGCATTGTTGCAGCATTTGGGCACTTTGTTGTGGGCGGAAATTATGTCATTGGGATTATTGTTTTTACTATTCTTGTAATTGTGAATCTTATAGTCATTACAAATGGTTCTACACGTGTAACAGAAGTGCGCGCTAGATTCACACTTGATGCAATGCCGGGTAAGCAAATGGCAATTGATGCAGATTTAAATGCAGGACTTATTGGGCAAGAAGAAGCTCAAAAACGCCGTGATGCTCTTGCACAAGAAGCAGATTTTTACGGCACAATGGACGGAGCAAGCAAATTTGTCAAAGGCGATGCAATAGCCTCTATCATCATCACTATTGTTAATATCATTGGTGGATTCCTTATTGGTGTATTTGAGCACGGAATGAGCGTTAAGCAAAGTGCAGAAACTTTTACAATCCTTACTATAGGCGATGGACTTGTGGGACAAATTCCAGCGCTCATTGTAGCTACTGCCACAGGTATTATTACTACTCGCGCAGCAAAAAACTCACAAGCCAACTTTGCAGGAGATATTATCACACAAATTACAAGCAGTGCGAAGATTCTAAGCATTGTAGGTTTTATTCTTATCCTATTTGCGCTCGTGCCCGGATTGCCAATTTCACTTGGTTTTGTAGGAGGATTTTTCCTTGTTGTAGCGTGGCTCACAAGCCGAGAGGATTTAAGCAGTATGTTTTCTCTCGTAGAAAAATGGTTGCGCAAAGAGGATTCGTCGCATCTGAATAAAACTCCAACACAAAGCGGAGAACAAGATATTGATATATCTCAACATAAAGCGCAAAGAGCACAAAAGAGCGAAGAAGAAATTAAAAAAGAAGAGGAAGCCATTATTAATGAAGCACTCAAAGTAGAGACTTTAGAAATTTATTTGGGCTATCAACTTATCCGCCTTGCTGATATAAAGCAAAATGGTGATTTATTAGAAAGAATCCGTGCTATGCGTAAGAAAATTGCTACTGACTATGGGTTTTTAATCCCACAAATTCGTATCAAAGACAATCTTAATCTCCAGCCTACCAACTATGAGGTTTTGCTCAAAGGTGTAAAAATTGGTGAAGGTGATGTCTTGCCCGATAAATTTTTAGCAATGGATACAGGTATGGTAGGACAAGTTATTGAGGGTATCCCCACAAAAGAACCTGCTTTTGGGCTTGATGCACTATGGATAGACCCAAAAGATAAAGAAGAAGCGATTATTCAAGGGTATCATATTATTGATCCCTCTACGATTATTACCACACATATGACAGAGCTTATCAAAACTTATGCGGAAGAATTCATCACTAAAGATGAAGTGAAAGTTCTTATGGACAGACACGCTAAAGATTATCCTGTGGTGGTTGGTGAAGCCTCAAAAATTCCTATGGGTATCATTTTGCGTGTATTGCGCGAGCTTCTTCACGAAAAAGTTCCAATCAAAGATATGCCTACAATCTTGGAGAGTATCACAGATACTTATCCTATTTTGCAAGATGATACTGATGCGATTGTAGAGCAAGTGCGCTCTCGCCTTGCACGCACTATTACAGATATTTTCAAAGCCGAAGATGGGAATCTTAAACTTTTCACACTCTCACTTGCTACCGAACAATATCTCATTGATAGAATCAAAGAACAACCTAATGGCAAAAATTTCGTATTACACTCTAATGAAGTGCAAAAGCTCATAGATGCGATTCAAGAAGAAGATATGAAATTAAAACAAAAAAATATTATGCCTGTGCTGCTTGTAGATTATAGAATCCGCAAGCCACTTGTTAAACTCCTTGAACCCTTTAGAATGAGTATTACCATACTTGGTAATGCAGAAATTGACCCTCACGCAAGTTTTGAAGTTGTCGGCACACTTAATATTGAATTTTAA
- the purN gene encoding phosphoribosylglycinamide formyltransferase, with protein MRNIKCAILFSGNGSNMQNLIESLHNKIFYDNNNNPVHLEITLTLCNNPKAQGITRSAALAIPCTIINHKDFSSRIDFDNAMIEILRVHSIDIVLLAGFMRILTSSFTQTFQTINIHPSFLPEHKGAYAIRESFNSAQSYGGVSVHWVNEELDGGEIILQEKLQKIPNENLEEFESKIHALEYSLYPRAILLALGLKDLNKSVEESK; from the coding sequence ATGAGAAACATCAAATGTGCCATTTTATTTAGCGGAAACGGAAGCAATATGCAAAACCTTATAGAATCTTTGCATAATAAAATATTTTATGATAATAATAACAATCCTGTGCATCTTGAAATCACTCTTACTCTTTGTAATAATCCCAAAGCACAAGGTATTACACGCTCTGCTGCTCTTGCTATCCCTTGCACAATTATTAATCACAAAGATTTCTCCTCGCGTATTGATTTTGATAATGCTATGATAGAAATACTCCGAGTGCATTCCATAGATATTGTGCTCTTAGCAGGTTTTATGCGCATTCTTACATCTTCTTTTACACAAACCTTTCAAACAATCAATATCCACCCCTCTTTTCTGCCTGAACACAAAGGAGCTTATGCCATTAGAGAGAGTTTTAACTCTGCTCAATCCTATGGTGGAGTAAGTGTCCATTGGGTAAATGAAGAACTTGATGGTGGAGAAATTATTTTGCAAGAAAAATTGCAAAAGATTCCAAATGAAAACCTTGAAGAATTTGAATCTAAAATCCACGCCCTTGAATATTCTCTCTATCCACGCGCTATTTTGCTCGCACTTGGGTTAAAAGACTTAAACAAAAGTGTAGAGGAATCAAAATGA
- the alr gene encoding alanine racemase, producing the protein MNIFKTGFTTLLLMGILASANFASPILVESTNVNKNNTNSFMEVDIKAFKNNIKVAKKIAGNAKVCAVLKANAYGAGISKVLPTIIEEKIPCVAITSNEEARVIRKMKYTGEILRIRTATMGEIKDGLKYNITEVLGNLDQAKKVDSLAKTIGKKLPIHIKLNSGGMDRNGIDLSTDKGKESAVKLATLPHLKIKGLMTHFPYDDTSKVKENLKHFEEDTDFLISKAKLDRNKLVLHAAASYAAVQVPQSRLDMIRPGKLIYGYGGGDENLPIQQIMSLKSQVAVINEYPKGSKVSYDGTHTLTRDSKLANIPVGYYDGYAKSLSNQGKVLIRGHKVPVVGRVTKNTFMVDVTDYPDIKAGDEVVLFGKQCGNEITQAEFEKGTGTILSETLGYWGSANPIFIKNYKMKEVCK; encoded by the coding sequence ATGAATATATTTAAAACTGGATTTACTACCCTATTACTTATGGGAATACTTGCTAGTGCAAATTTTGCCTCGCCTATACTTGTTGAGAGCACAAATGTGAACAAAAACAATACAAACTCTTTTATGGAAGTTGATATAAAAGCCTTTAAAAATAATATCAAAGTTGCCAAAAAAATAGCAGGAAATGCTAAAGTTTGTGCAGTTTTAAAAGCCAATGCTTATGGGGCTGGAATAAGCAAAGTGTTGCCCACTATCATAGAAGAAAAAATCCCTTGTGTGGCTATTACAAGCAATGAAGAAGCAAGAGTTATCCGCAAAATGAAATATACAGGCGAGATTCTACGAATACGAACAGCCACAATGGGAGAAATAAAAGATGGTTTAAAATATAACATCACAGAAGTTTTGGGAAATTTAGATCAAGCAAAAAAAGTAGATTCTCTAGCAAAGACGATAGGCAAAAAACTTCCCATTCATATCAAACTCAATTCAGGTGGAATGGATAGAAATGGTATTGATTTAAGCACTGATAAAGGCAAAGAATCTGCAGTTAAGTTAGCTACTTTGCCACATCTTAAAATAAAAGGGCTAATGACACATTTTCCTTATGATGATACCTCAAAAGTAAAGGAAAATTTAAAACATTTTGAAGAAGATACGGATTTTCTAATAAGTAAAGCAAAACTTGATAGAAATAAACTTGTGCTGCACGCTGCTGCCTCATATGCAGCAGTGCAAGTGCCTCAATCAAGGTTAGATATGATACGACCCGGAAAGCTTATTTATGGCTATGGTGGAGGAGATGAAAATCTACCCATACAACAAATTATGAGTTTAAAATCTCAAGTAGCAGTTATAAATGAATATCCAAAAGGGAGCAAAGTAAGCTATGATGGCACTCACACACTTACAAGAGATTCTAAACTCGCCAATATTCCTGTGGGTTATTATGATGGCTATGCAAAATCTTTAAGCAATCAAGGAAAAGTGCTTATTAGAGGGCATAAAGTGCCAGTCGTTGGGAGAGTTACAAAAAATACTTTTATGGTAGATGTAACCGATTATCCAGATATTAAAGCAGGCGATGAAGTCGTGCTCTTTGGAAAACAATGCGGCAATGAAATCACTCAAGCCGAATTTGAAAAAGGAACGGGCACGATTCTCTCTGAAACATTAGGATATTGGGGAAGTGCAAATCCTATTTTTATTAAAAATTATAAAATGAAAGAAGTATGCAAATAA